Proteins encoded in a region of the Bombina bombina isolate aBomBom1 chromosome 12, aBomBom1.pri, whole genome shotgun sequence genome:
- the LOC128643139 gene encoding CCN family member 1, with protein MIAVHFQGYWLLTALLGLSCTGRMVALACPTTCVCPKEPPSCPPGISLVTDSCGCCKVCARQYNQDCGPSHPCDHIKGLHCDFGADSSSTVGICRAKSEGRPCEFFGQIYQNGENFQPNCKHQCTCMDGIVGCMPLCPQEVALPSADCTNPRLVKVPGQCCEEWLCDSNHISEDSGDTTNGNVDDPLKSSEEIVDQVDIEPVSSNELISLVRNGFKVEPGLGPHPQPDKSRCAIQTTEWSQCSKSCDMGISSRVTNDNPQCKLLKETRLCQIRPCKDPLSIKLKNGKKCTRTKKSRTAVHFTYAGCTSIRRYKPHYCGSCTDGRCCTPSKTRTMRVRFRCDDGDTFQKSMMWVEKCRCHQNCPYHTELSYPHYRLHNDIHKFTD; from the exons ATGATTGCTGTGCACTTCCAAGGATACTGGCTTCTGACAGCCTTACTGGGGTTGAGCTGCACTGGGAGGATG GTGGCATTGGCCTGCCCTACTACTTGCGTATGTCCCAAGGAGCCCCCTTCATGCCCTCCTGGCATTAGCCTGGTGACAGATTCCTGTGGATGCTGCAAGGTGTGTGCCCGTCAATACAATCAGGACTGCGGGCCAAGCCACCCATGTGACCACATTAAAGGTTTACACTGTGACTTTGGCGCCGATTCCTCTTCTACTGTTGGAATCTGTCGAG CAAAGTCAGAAGGTCGACCTTGTGAATTCTTTGGGCAAATCTATCAGAATGGGGAGAACTTCCAACCTAACTGCAAACACCAGTGCACTTGCATGGACGGAATAGTGGGCTGTATGCCGCTATGCCCTCAAGAAGTAGCTCTGCCAAGTGCAGACTGCACCAATCCGAGGTTGGTGAAGGTTCCAGGACAGTGCTGTGAAGAATGGCTATGTGATAGTAACCATATTTCAGAGGACTCGGGAGACACTACCAACGGCAACGTAGATGACCCATTGAAGTCATCTGAAGAGATTGTAGACCAGGTTGACATTGAACCAGTGTCAAGCAACGAGCTCATTAGTTTAGTTAGAAATGGATTTAAAGTTGAACCTG GACTGGGCCCTCATCCACAACCAGACAAGTCTAGATGTGCGATCCAGACCACAGAATGGTCTCAGTGCTCTAAATCATGTGACATGGGCATCTCTTCAAGAGTAACCAATGATAACCCTCAGTGCAAGCTTTTGAAGGAGACCCGTCTGTGCCAAATCCGACCATGCAAGGATCCATTATCTATCAAACTTAAG AATGGGAAGAAATGTACCAGAACGAAAAAATCCAGAACAGCTGTTCATTTCACATATGCAGGATGCACAAGCATACGTCGGTATAAGCCTCACTACTGCGGCTCCTGCACAGACGGACGATGCTGTACTCCCTCCAAAACCCGAACCATGCGCGTTCGCTTCCGTTGTGATGATGGAGACACCTTCCAAAAGAGCATGATGTGGGTGGAAAAATGTAGATGTCATCAGAACTGCCCTTATCACACCGAGCTGTCTTACCCCCATTATAGGTTACATAATGACATCCACAAGTTCACGGACTGA